A genomic region of Nostoc sp. UHCC 0702 contains the following coding sequences:
- a CDS encoding cytochrome P450 has protein sequence MKFPNGPKSPAVVQSLRWITSPMSFMEDCAARYGDMFTIRLESKSPPMIFVSNPQVLQQILTNDTKEFEAPGDTNRVFEYLLGKHSVITISGAEHQRQRQLLLPPFHGERMRSYSQVITEITEKVISQYQIGESFNIRSATQAITLRVIMQAVFGLDEGPRAQKLQQSLREMLEKGSSVLRVALLYFPALQRDFGPINFWSKQMQRQQLSDKLIYEEIQERREQPDSSRTDILSLLMSARDEAGQPMTDEELRDELMTLLVAGHETTATALAWAFYWIHKIPSVRQKLLEELDSLGDNPDSSAILKLPYLNAVCSETLRIHPVAMMIFPRVMKTSLTLGGYELEPGTVIFGSIYLTHQRQDIYPEPKQFRPERFLERQFSPYEYLPFGGGARRCIGLAFAQLEMKLALAQILINRELELVDNGKVQPQRRGLVTGPNRPIKMVVKGKRRVESRILQEV, from the coding sequence ATGAAATTCCCGAATGGCCCCAAAAGCCCAGCAGTTGTACAATCGCTACGCTGGATTACCAGCCCCATGTCATTTATGGAAGATTGTGCTGCAAGATATGGAGATATGTTCACCATCAGGTTAGAAAGCAAATCTCCGCCGATGATATTTGTCAGTAACCCCCAAGTGCTACAGCAGATTTTGACAAACGATACCAAGGAGTTTGAAGCACCTGGTGATACAAATAGAGTGTTTGAGTATTTACTTGGTAAACATTCGGTAATTACCATCAGTGGGGCAGAACATCAGCGGCAACGGCAGTTGTTATTGCCACCGTTTCACGGTGAAAGAATGCGAAGCTACAGTCAGGTAATTACTGAGATCACCGAGAAAGTCATCAGCCAATACCAGATTGGGGAATCATTCAATATCCGGTCTGCGACCCAAGCTATTACCCTCAGAGTAATTATGCAAGCAGTGTTTGGGCTAGATGAAGGGCCACGCGCCCAAAAACTACAACAATCTTTGCGTGAAATGCTGGAAAAGGGCAGTAGTGTGTTGAGGGTGGCTTTGCTTTATTTTCCAGCTTTGCAAAGGGATTTTGGCCCGATTAATTTCTGGAGTAAGCAGATGCAGCGCCAGCAGTTATCTGACAAACTCATATACGAAGAAATTCAAGAACGTCGAGAACAACCAGACTCATCGCGTACAGATATTCTTAGCTTACTGATGTCAGCTAGGGATGAAGCAGGTCAACCCATGACCGATGAAGAATTGCGCGATGAATTGATGACGCTGTTGGTAGCAGGACATGAAACCACAGCAACAGCCCTAGCATGGGCATTTTACTGGATTCACAAAATACCATCAGTGCGGCAAAAGTTACTGGAAGAATTAGATAGCTTGGGCGATAATCCAGATTCCAGTGCCATTTTGAAATTACCTTATCTCAATGCTGTTTGCTCGGAAACCTTGCGAATTCACCCAGTCGCTATGATGATCTTTCCCAGGGTTATGAAAACATCGTTAACGCTGGGCGGTTATGAACTTGAACCGGGTACTGTCATTTTTGGTTCGATTTATTTGACCCATCAGCGGCAGGATATTTACCCCGAACCCAAGCAGTTTAGACCAGAACGCTTTTTAGAACGGCAATTTTCTCCCTATGAATATTTGCCCTTTGGTGGTGGTGCAAGACGCTGTATTGGTTTAGCCTTTGCTCAGTTGGAAATGAAGTTAGCACTGGCTCAAATCCTTATCAATCGGGAATTAGAGTTAGTTGACAATGGTAAAGTACAACCTCAACGTCGTGGTTTGGTGACAGGGCCTAACCGTCCCATTAAGATGGTTGTCAAGGGTAAGCGTCGAGTCGAATCTCGCATATTACAGGAAGTTTAG
- a CDS encoding phosphoketolase: protein MTAITPKASSALPNFCEGIQYFSEVLPGFETYGATPAVESDKIAIASPTEPNAVYQTLLAADALRYLTLQVTGSKASGHPGGFASQAEAYAALVMLGYKNIITEVGHHAPGFYSAMFLDRSLEDMGIFTVQQLRDRFREKHGLLGHLSGYIPGILAPAGPLGQGQHFAMAAALLHQDKLFPFTVGDGGLGEPYIVSAIGHFHTAYPSVTNFLPVLVWNGYSQEHHSMVSLKTNAQMQAFWQGNGFDEVVLVDAKEFDDQNQPGDYVDSTVFSFEQRLAFTKAVLVGVDKAARSALNGKLTVFIIKQLKGAGVHARGAKSHNLYPKDTLDAPHIISALQARALAPEAWQLVRTNAERAGGGPAAKTVVTEFELPLPELGELPLEEYAVSGEPKVSTTAMGRLVGIVGQKDQNFLVTNADGNEASGIANINQALKIIHPTTDDLYNQAPNGQVYEPLSEDACAGLAAGLSLMGARTLWCSYESFAINGLPIWQTVIQAMAELRRQTPSTITLFTAGALEQGRNGWTHQRPEIEAYFASLMRNGNVFPLFPPDANSIQVCYDWALTTKNKGIVITASKSPLPIRTTFAQTRQGLQDGAVVLHEVAGDKKVVFAVIGDMTLLPVFEAAAFLENEGIGAKIVSVINPRRLYRPDDTAWDTCSEADGGFLDDAKFAELFGGDALIGVTGGAAAMLEPILLRTTAKRDTFAWKRGETTASAGELMAFNGLTAEALTKRAIQLVH, encoded by the coding sequence ATGACGGCAATCACCCCAAAGGCATCTTCAGCACTTCCCAATTTTTGCGAAGGAATTCAATATTTTAGTGAAGTGCTACCAGGTTTTGAAACCTATGGTGCAACACCTGCTGTAGAGTCGGACAAAATAGCGATCGCATCTCCGACAGAACCAAATGCTGTGTATCAGACTTTACTTGCTGCCGATGCTTTACGTTACCTGACATTACAAGTAACTGGTAGTAAAGCTTCTGGGCATCCAGGCGGATTTGCCAGCCAAGCGGAAGCTTATGCAGCTCTTGTCATGCTGGGATATAAGAACATTATCACAGAAGTCGGACACCACGCCCCCGGATTTTATAGTGCCATGTTCCTCGATCGCTCTTTAGAGGATATGGGAATTTTCACAGTACAACAATTGCGCGATCGCTTCCGCGAAAAGCACGGACTTTTAGGACATCTTTCTGGCTACATACCTGGTATTCTGGCACCAGCGGGGCCTTTGGGGCAAGGACAACACTTTGCAATGGCGGCTGCATTGCTGCATCAAGATAAGTTATTTCCCTTTACCGTTGGGGATGGCGGATTGGGTGAACCTTATATTGTAAGTGCGATCGGTCACTTCCACACCGCTTATCCCAGTGTCACCAACTTTTTGCCTGTATTAGTTTGGAACGGTTACAGCCAAGAACATCATAGTATGGTTTCCCTCAAAACCAACGCACAGATGCAAGCATTTTGGCAAGGTAACGGTTTTGATGAAGTCGTCTTAGTAGATGCCAAAGAATTTGACGATCAAAATCAACCAGGGGATTACGTTGATAGTACCGTCTTTTCCTTCGAGCAGCGCTTAGCCTTTACCAAAGCTGTACTTGTTGGTGTAGATAAAGCAGCACGTTCTGCCCTCAATGGCAAACTTACCGTCTTCATCATTAAACAACTCAAAGGTGCAGGAGTCCATGCCAGGGGTGCAAAATCTCACAACCTCTATCCTAAAGATACCCTCGATGCTCCCCATATAATTAGTGCATTGCAAGCGCGTGCTTTAGCACCAGAAGCTTGGCAACTTGTACGGACAAATGCCGAACGTGCTGGCGGAGGCCCGGCTGCTAAAACTGTGGTGACAGAATTTGAATTACCATTACCAGAGTTAGGTGAATTACCTTTAGAAGAATATGCAGTCAGTGGAGAACCGAAAGTTTCCACAACAGCAATGGGACGATTAGTAGGAATAGTGGGACAGAAAGATCAAAATTTCCTTGTCACCAACGCTGACGGTAACGAAGCATCGGGAATTGCTAACATCAACCAAGCACTCAAAATCATCCACCCCACAACCGACGACTTATACAACCAAGCACCAAACGGACAAGTTTACGAACCTTTGAGTGAAGATGCTTGTGCAGGTTTAGCTGCTGGTTTGTCGCTGATGGGTGCAAGAACTTTGTGGTGTTCCTACGAATCTTTTGCCATCAACGGATTACCAATTTGGCAAACTGTCATCCAAGCAATGGCAGAATTGCGCCGTCAAACTCCCTCAACAATTACTTTATTCACAGCTGGCGCATTAGAGCAAGGGCGTAACGGTTGGACTCACCAACGACCAGAAATTGAAGCTTACTTTGCCTCGCTGATGCGAAATGGTAATGTCTTCCCATTATTTCCCCCCGATGCTAATAGTATTCAAGTTTGTTATGACTGGGCGTTGACAACTAAGAATAAGGGAATTGTAATTACAGCAAGTAAATCGCCCTTACCAATTCGCACAACTTTTGCACAAACTCGTCAAGGATTGCAAGATGGTGCAGTGGTATTGCATGAAGTTGCAGGAGATAAAAAAGTTGTGTTTGCTGTCATTGGCGACATGACATTATTACCAGTATTTGAAGCTGCTGCTTTCTTAGAAAATGAAGGTATTGGTGCCAAGATTGTTTCTGTAATTAATCCTCGCAGATTGTATCGTCCTGATGATACTGCCTGGGATACTTGTTCAGAAGCAGATGGTGGTTTTTTGGATGATGCCAAATTTGCCGAATTATTTGGTGGTGATGCATTAATTGGTGTAACTGGTGGTGCAGCGGCTATGCTGGAACCGATTTTGTTACGGACTACAGCCAAGCGCGATACCTTCGCCTGGAAGCGTGGGGAAACTACAGCCAGTGCTGGCGAGTTGATGGCGTTTAATGGTTTGACAGCGGAAGCGTTGACGAAAAGAGCGATTCAATTAGTGCATTAA